Proteins encoded together in one Variovorax paradoxus EPS window:
- the dxs gene encoding 1-deoxy-D-xylulose-5-phosphate synthase, which produces MAPLLPTLHDPSPIRQYDRAQLRQLSDEVRACVLDNVSRTGGHLSSNLGTVELTVALHHVFNTPHDRLVWDVGHQTYPHKILTGRRERMPTLRQIGGISGFPQRSESEYDTFGTAHSSTSISAALGMAMAAKQKGEDRYTVAIIGDGALTAGMAFEALNNAGVCDCKLLVILNDNDMSISPPVGALNRYLAQLMSGNFYAAAKNVGKSVLRAAPPLFELAKRFEQHAKGMVVPATLFEQFGFNYVGPIDGHDLDSLVPTLENLKHLSGPQFLHVVTKKGQGYKLAEADPVAYHGPGKFDPQVGLVKSTTVAKQTFTQVFGQWLCDTAAHDGRLVGITPAMREGSGLVEFEQRFPDRYYDVGIAEQHAVTFAAGLACEGLKPVVAIYSTFLQRAYDQLIHDVAIQNLPVVFALDRAGLVGADGATHAGAYDIPFLRCIPNMSIACPADERELRQLLTSAYEQNHPVAVRYPRGAGAGVAPHLTLDALPLGKGEVRREGKRIAILAFGSLLYPALTAAESLDATVVNMRWAKPLDVELLLQVAGTHDAIVTLEEGATMGGAGSAVLEALQAANVQKPVLQLGLPDRFIEHGDPAKLLASIGLDATGIAASITQRFGAVAG; this is translated from the coding sequence ATGGCTCCGTTGCTTCCCACTCTCCACGACCCCTCGCCGATCCGCCAGTACGACCGCGCACAGCTGCGGCAGCTGTCCGACGAGGTGCGCGCCTGCGTGCTCGACAACGTCTCGCGCACCGGCGGCCACCTGAGTTCCAACCTCGGCACGGTCGAGCTCACCGTCGCGCTGCACCACGTGTTCAACACGCCGCACGATCGGCTCGTGTGGGACGTTGGCCACCAGACCTATCCGCACAAGATCCTCACCGGCCGCCGCGAGCGCATGCCCACGCTCAGGCAGATCGGCGGCATCTCGGGCTTTCCGCAGAGGAGCGAAAGCGAGTACGACACCTTCGGCACCGCGCACTCGTCCACCAGCATCTCGGCCGCGCTCGGCATGGCAATGGCGGCCAAGCAGAAGGGCGAAGACCGCTACACCGTGGCGATCATTGGCGACGGCGCATTGACGGCCGGCATGGCCTTCGAAGCGCTCAACAACGCGGGCGTGTGCGACTGCAAGCTCCTGGTGATCCTGAACGACAACGACATGTCGATCAGCCCGCCGGTGGGCGCACTCAACCGCTACCTCGCGCAGCTGATGAGCGGCAATTTCTACGCCGCCGCCAAGAACGTCGGCAAGAGCGTTCTGCGCGCCGCGCCGCCGCTGTTCGAACTCGCCAAGCGCTTCGAGCAGCATGCCAAGGGCATGGTGGTGCCGGCCACGCTGTTCGAGCAGTTCGGCTTCAACTATGTCGGCCCGATCGACGGGCACGACCTCGATTCGCTGGTGCCCACGCTGGAGAACCTCAAGCATCTGAGCGGCCCGCAGTTCCTGCACGTGGTCACGAAGAAGGGGCAGGGCTACAAGCTGGCCGAGGCCGATCCGGTGGCCTACCACGGGCCGGGCAAGTTCGATCCGCAAGTCGGCCTCGTCAAGTCGACCACGGTAGCCAAGCAGACCTTCACGCAGGTGTTCGGCCAGTGGCTGTGCGATACCGCCGCGCACGACGGCCGGCTCGTGGGCATCACGCCCGCGATGCGCGAAGGCTCGGGGCTCGTCGAGTTCGAGCAGCGCTTTCCCGATCGTTACTACGACGTCGGCATCGCCGAACAGCACGCGGTCACCTTCGCGGCCGGTCTGGCATGCGAGGGCCTGAAGCCGGTGGTCGCGATCTACTCGACCTTCCTGCAGCGCGCGTACGACCAGCTGATCCACGACGTGGCGATCCAGAACCTGCCGGTGGTGTTCGCGCTCGACCGCGCCGGCCTCGTCGGCGCCGATGGCGCGACGCACGCGGGCGCCTACGACATTCCGTTCCTGCGCTGCATTCCCAACATGAGCATCGCCTGCCCCGCGGACGAACGCGAGTTGCGCCAGTTGCTCACGAGCGCCTACGAGCAGAACCACCCGGTGGCGGTGCGCTATCCGCGCGGCGCGGGTGCCGGCGTTGCGCCGCACCTCACGCTGGACGCACTGCCGCTCGGCAAGGGCGAGGTGCGCCGCGAAGGCAAGCGCATCGCGATCCTCGCGTTCGGCTCGCTGCTGTACCCGGCGCTCACCGCGGCCGAATCGCTCGATGCCACGGTGGTCAACATGCGCTGGGCCAAGCCGCTCGACGTCGAACTGCTGCTGCAGGTGGCGGGCACGCACGATGCCATCGTCACGCTCGAAGAGGGCGCCACGATGGGCGGCGCGGGCAGTGCGGTGCTCGAGGCATTGCAGGCTGCGAATGTGCAGAAGCCGGTGCTGCAACTGGGCCTGCCCGACCGCTTCATCGAACATGGCGATCCGGCCAAGCTGCTTGCATCGATCGGACTCGATGCTACGGGCATTGCGGCATCGATCACGCAACGCTTCGGCGCCGTCGCAGGGTAA
- a CDS encoding TRAP transporter substrate-binding protein, whose amino-acid sequence MDRRSLIKNAGIAGVLAAGIAPAVHAQSAIRWRLASSFPRSLDTIFGSAEMLSKTVKALSGGKFEISVHPAGELMPAFGVVDALQGDTLEMAQTAAYYFTGKDPIFAFSCAVPFGLTARQTDSWKEYGNGRKLLDAFFAQYNFRTASAGNTGTQMGGWYRKEIKTVADLKGLKMRMGGGVFGEAMAKLGVVSQNMPAGDVYQALEKGTLDAAEFVGPYDDEKLGFNKVAPYYYYPGWWEGGADLEFFINNKAYAKLSDENKAILDAATKVAARDMIAKYDAFNPLAIKRLVAAKTQLKPFPKAVMDAGFKASMEVFAEHEAKSADFKKIHQDMRAFQRDQILWNRFSEYPFNQYMNSVKI is encoded by the coding sequence ATGGATCGTCGTTCCCTCATCAAAAACGCGGGCATCGCCGGCGTTTTGGCCGCCGGCATTGCGCCGGCCGTTCACGCGCAATCTGCGATTCGCTGGCGTCTCGCGTCCAGCTTTCCCCGTTCGCTCGACACCATTTTCGGCAGTGCCGAAATGCTCTCGAAAACAGTCAAGGCACTGTCGGGCGGCAAGTTCGAAATCTCGGTCCATCCGGCCGGTGAGCTGATGCCCGCATTCGGCGTCGTCGATGCGCTGCAGGGCGACACGCTCGAAATGGCGCAAACCGCCGCCTACTACTTCACCGGCAAGGACCCGATCTTCGCGTTCAGCTGCGCCGTGCCCTTCGGCCTCACCGCACGCCAGACCGATTCGTGGAAAGAGTACGGCAACGGCCGCAAGCTGCTGGATGCCTTCTTCGCGCAGTACAACTTCCGCACCGCCAGCGCCGGCAACACCGGCACGCAGATGGGCGGCTGGTACCGCAAGGAAATCAAGACGGTCGCAGACCTGAAGGGCCTGAAGATGCGCATGGGCGGCGGCGTGTTCGGCGAGGCCATGGCCAAGCTGGGCGTGGTGTCGCAGAACATGCCCGCCGGCGACGTGTACCAAGCGCTCGAGAAGGGCACGCTGGACGCCGCCGAGTTCGTCGGCCCGTACGACGACGAGAAGCTGGGCTTCAACAAGGTCGCCCCGTACTACTACTACCCCGGCTGGTGGGAAGGCGGCGCCGACCTGGAGTTCTTCATCAACAACAAGGCCTACGCCAAGCTGTCGGACGAGAACAAGGCCATCCTCGATGCGGCCACCAAGGTTGCCGCGCGCGACATGATCGCCAAGTACGACGCCTTCAACCCGCTCGCGATCAAGCGCCTCGTGGCCGCCAAGACGCAGCTCAAGCCGTTCCCGAAGGCCGTGATGGACGCGGGCTTCAAGGCCTCGATGGAAGTGTTCGCCGAGCACGAAGCCAAGTCGGCCGACTTCAAGAAGATTCACCAGGACATGCGCGCCTTCCAGCGCGACCAGATCCTGTGGAACCGCTTCTCGGAGTACCCGTTCAACCAGTACATGAACTCGGTCAAGATCTGA
- a CDS encoding TRAP transporter large permease, with protein sequence MEFIVANFAPIMFAGLICFLLLGFPVAFSLGACGLFFGFVGVELGVFQSSVMAWLPQRLIGIMANDTLLAVPFFTLMGLILERSGMAEDLLDTVGQVFGPMRGGLALAVIFVGALLAATTGVVAASVISMGLISLPIMLRYGYDRRLSSGVIAASGTLAQIIPPSLVLIIMADQLGKSVGDMYKGAFLPGFMLMGLYVLYVVFLAIFKPTHVPALPPEARTFREPNGSGGYASLVGITALSAVVAVVLARNMELVHTWFQGREVTSVATDEKVVVAMCGGVFVALVIALINKGLKLNLLSRLAERVTFVLIPPLLLIFLVLGTIFLGVATPTEGGAMGAMGALIMAWVRRRMSFSLLKQALGSTTRLSSFVMFILIGATVFSLVFQAADGPIWVEHLLTSLPGGPVGFLIAVNVLVFFLAFFLDYFELSFIVVPLLAPVAHKMGIDLIWFGVLLAVNMQTSFMHPPFGFALFFLRSVAPEKQYVDRVTQKVMEPVTTMQIYKGAVPFVLIQLTMVGVLIAFPQIVTGSLDKEVKVNLDDIGAQMRDSLKSDEGATPTDPYGGPEEAAPGAEPGAPGAAAPGAPEPSVESTESDPMKAMEDALKAQNPKP encoded by the coding sequence ATGGAATTCATCGTTGCCAACTTCGCCCCGATCATGTTCGCGGGGCTCATCTGTTTCCTGCTGCTGGGTTTCCCGGTGGCCTTCAGCCTCGGGGCCTGCGGCCTCTTCTTCGGTTTCGTGGGCGTCGAGCTCGGCGTGTTCCAGTCGTCGGTGATGGCGTGGCTGCCGCAGCGGCTGATCGGCATCATGGCCAACGACACGCTGCTGGCCGTGCCCTTCTTCACGCTCATGGGACTCATACTCGAGCGAAGCGGCATGGCCGAGGACTTGCTCGACACGGTCGGCCAGGTCTTCGGTCCGATGCGCGGCGGCCTCGCGCTGGCGGTGATCTTCGTCGGCGCGCTGCTGGCGGCGACCACCGGCGTGGTGGCTGCCTCGGTCATCTCGATGGGCCTGATCTCGCTGCCGATCATGCTGCGCTACGGCTACGACCGGCGCCTGTCCAGCGGCGTCATCGCCGCCTCGGGCACGCTCGCGCAGATCATCCCGCCCTCGCTGGTGCTGATCATCATGGCCGACCAGCTCGGCAAGAGCGTCGGCGACATGTACAAGGGCGCCTTCCTGCCCGGCTTCATGCTGATGGGCCTGTACGTGCTGTACGTGGTGTTCCTCGCGATCTTCAAGCCCACGCACGTGCCCGCGCTGCCGCCCGAGGCACGCACCTTCCGCGAACCCAACGGCAGCGGCGGCTACGCCTCGCTGGTGGGCATCACCGCCCTGTCAGCAGTGGTGGCCGTGGTGCTGGCGCGCAACATGGAATTGGTGCACACCTGGTTCCAGGGCCGTGAAGTGACCTCCGTGGCGACCGACGAAAAGGTCGTCGTCGCCATGTGCGGCGGCGTGTTCGTGGCGCTGGTGATCGCGCTGATCAACAAGGGCCTGAAGCTCAACCTCTTGTCGCGCCTGGCCGAGCGGGTCACCTTCGTGCTGATTCCGCCGCTGCTGCTGATCTTCCTGGTGCTCGGCACCATCTTCCTGGGCGTGGCCACGCCGACCGAAGGCGGCGCAATGGGTGCCATGGGCGCGCTCATCATGGCCTGGGTCCGCCGTCGCATGAGCTTCTCGCTGCTCAAGCAGGCGCTGGGCTCGACCACGCGGCTCTCCAGCTTCGTGATGTTCATCCTGATCGGCGCCACGGTGTTCAGCCTGGTGTTCCAGGCGGCGGACGGCCCGATCTGGGTTGAGCACCTGCTGACGTCGCTGCCCGGCGGACCGGTGGGCTTTTTGATCGCGGTGAACGTGCTGGTGTTCTTCCTGGCGTTCTTCCTCGATTACTTCGAGCTGTCGTTCATCGTGGTGCCGCTCCTGGCACCGGTGGCGCACAAGATGGGCATCGACCTCATCTGGTTCGGCGTGCTGCTGGCGGTGAACATGCAGACCTCGTTCATGCACCCGCCCTTCGGGTTCGCGCTCTTCTTCCTGCGCTCGGTCGCACCCGAGAAGCAGTACGTGGACCGCGTGACGCAGAAGGTCATGGAGCCGGTCACGACGATGCAGATCTACAAGGGCGCGGTCCCGTTCGTGCTGATTCAGCTCACCATGGTGGGCGTGCTGATCGCGTTCCCGCAGATCGTGACGGGCAGCCTCGACAAGGAAGTGAAGGTCAACCTCGACGACATCGGCGCGCAGATGCGTGACAGCCTGAAGTCCGACGAGGGCGCAACGCCGACCGATCCCTACGGCGGCCCCGAGGAAGCCGCACCGGGCGCCGAGCCGGGCGCGCCGGGTGCAGCCGCACCTGGGGCGCCGGAGCCCTCGGTGGAAAGCACCGAGAGCGATCCGATGAAGGCGATGGAAGACGCGCTCAAGGCGCAGAACCCGAAGCCCTGA
- a CDS encoding TRAP transporter small permease subunit: MQGLLKLSRAIDWLNAQVGKYAIWLILAATVISALNAIVRKVFNTSSNAFLEVQWYLFAWSFLIAAGYTLLHREHVRIDVVNSRLSKKKQVWIDVIGFACFLTPLCITVLYLSMPVVIQMYQSGEMSGNSGGLIRWPVWAALPVGFTLLLLQGWSELIKRIAFLRGQGPDPMGRLTDKTAEAELIEALRLQAEADAAKAAAATAGTGAAPKPQH; the protein is encoded by the coding sequence ATGCAAGGCTTGCTCAAGCTGTCCCGGGCCATCGACTGGCTCAATGCCCAGGTGGGCAAATACGCCATCTGGCTCATCCTGGCCGCCACGGTGATCAGCGCACTCAACGCGATCGTCCGCAAGGTCTTCAACACCAGTTCCAACGCCTTCCTCGAAGTGCAGTGGTACCTCTTTGCGTGGTCGTTCCTGATCGCCGCCGGCTACACGCTGCTGCATCGGGAGCATGTGCGCATCGACGTGGTCAACAGCCGCTTGTCCAAGAAGAAACAGGTGTGGATCGACGTCATCGGCTTCGCCTGCTTCCTCACGCCGCTGTGCATCACGGTGCTCTACCTGTCGATGCCCGTGGTGATCCAGATGTACCAGTCGGGCGAGATGTCGGGCAACTCGGGTGGCCTCATTCGCTGGCCGGTGTGGGCGGCCCTGCCGGTGGGCTTCACGCTGCTGCTCTTGCAGGGCTGGTCGGAGCTGATCAAGCGCATTGCCTTCCTGCGCGGACAAGGTCCCGACCCGATGGGCCGGCTGACCGACAAGACGGCCGAGGCCGAACTCATCGAGGCGCTGCGCCTGCAGGCCGAGGCGGACGCCGCCAAGGCTGCCGCAGCAACAGCAGGCACGGGCGCAGCCCCCAAGCCGCAACACTGA
- a CDS encoding SUMF1/EgtB/PvdO family nonheme iron enzyme — translation MAQTPRHTPSAAGAASWSIDAPEIRSAGRDLLSLALIDARNHTLHLLSLYEEALGSEALAVPPVPEEEGVVPPVWLAGHIGWFAEWWIGRNTQRAFGIDCPVRPTRLAAIEPSADDWWNPAHSSPGRRWSADLPYLGQTKAYLLETLESTLELLEHAAETDAGLYFYRLALFHEDLRGEQFVVMAQTLGLPLGIEQAPIAVTREPLLVPATRWELGLPESGFAFAQERAVHRIDVPEFEIDAQPVTWNQYIEFVDDGGYDRDELWHPEGWRWLAAQVEGRRGPRHVEQIGVARNGTGGSVLQHRFGVTVRAAGHHSAVHLSWWEADAWARWAGRRIATEVEWEIAAHTAARRGFRWADVHEWTAGTLQPWPGFRADPWSAGGEFDPVAAFGRARVLRGASFATRARLRSPRRRSFALPERDDGFFGFRTCAL, via the coding sequence ATGGCCCAGACACCGCGACACACACCGTCTGCCGCCGGGGCGGCATCGTGGTCGATCGACGCTCCCGAGATTCGCAGCGCTGGCCGCGACCTGCTCTCGCTGGCCCTGATCGACGCGCGCAACCACACGCTCCACCTGCTCTCCCTGTACGAAGAGGCGCTGGGCTCCGAAGCCCTCGCCGTGCCGCCCGTGCCCGAAGAAGAGGGCGTGGTGCCTCCGGTGTGGCTGGCCGGGCACATCGGCTGGTTCGCCGAGTGGTGGATCGGCCGCAACACGCAGCGCGCCTTCGGCATCGACTGCCCGGTGCGTCCCACGCGCCTCGCGGCCATCGAACCGAGTGCCGACGACTGGTGGAATCCGGCGCACAGTTCGCCCGGCCGCCGCTGGTCGGCCGACCTGCCTTACCTCGGCCAGACCAAGGCCTACCTGCTCGAGACGCTGGAGAGCACGCTCGAGCTGCTCGAGCACGCGGCCGAGACCGACGCGGGCCTCTACTTCTACCGCCTCGCGCTGTTCCACGAAGACCTGCGCGGCGAGCAGTTCGTGGTGATGGCGCAAACGCTCGGGCTGCCGCTTGGCATCGAGCAGGCGCCCATCGCCGTCACGCGCGAGCCGCTCCTGGTGCCCGCCACGCGCTGGGAACTGGGCCTGCCCGAGAGCGGCTTCGCCTTTGCGCAGGAGCGCGCCGTGCACCGCATCGACGTGCCCGAGTTCGAGATCGATGCACAGCCCGTCACCTGGAACCAGTACATCGAATTCGTCGACGACGGCGGCTACGACCGCGACGAGCTGTGGCATCCCGAAGGCTGGCGCTGGCTGGCCGCGCAGGTCGAGGGGCGGCGCGGGCCGCGCCATGTCGAGCAGATCGGCGTGGCGCGCAACGGAACCGGAGGCTCGGTGCTGCAGCACCGCTTCGGCGTCACCGTGCGCGCGGCGGGGCACCACAGCGCGGTGCACCTGAGCTGGTGGGAGGCCGACGCCTGGGCGCGCTGGGCGGGGCGCCGCATCGCGACCGAGGTCGAGTGGGAAATCGCGGCGCACACGGCCGCGCGGCGAGGCTTCCGCTGGGCCGATGTGCACGAGTGGACGGCGGGCACGCTGCAGCCATGGCCCGGGTTCCGGGCCGACCCCTGGAGCGCGGGCGGCGAGTTCGATCCGGTGGCTGCCTTCGGCCGGGCGCGCGTGCTGCGCGGTGCATCGTTCGCCACGCGTGCGCGGCTTCGTTCGCCGCGCCGCCGGAGCTTTGCGCTGCCGGAACGAGACGACGGCTTCTTCGGCTTCAGGACCTGCGCGCTGTAG
- a CDS encoding MFS transporter, translating into MTALSSDIPARLDRLPWSRWHWRVVIALGVAWILDGLEVTLVGSIGAVLERPDTLGLTAGEIGWSGSIYIAGAVVGALVFGRLTDRLGRKKLFLITLAVYTVGTLATAFSPDFAFFALCRFVTGLGIGGEYAAINSAIDELIPARVRGRVNLAINGSFWIGAALGAALSLVLLDARVIGPVWGWRAGFALGAVLAVAILLVRRHVPESPRWLIAHGRVDEAERIVAGIEHEVQAQHGPLPAPRGHVNYTAARANSPSMREVARVLLRRYTARSVVAAALMISQAFFYNAIFFTYALVLTRFYGVPEGRVALYIFPFALGNVLGPLLLGPLFDSVGRRRMIALTYVFAGVGLALTGWAFMNGWLDARSQALCWSAVFFLASAAASSAYLTVSEVFPLEMRAMAIAIFYAIGMGAGGFVAPVLFGELIETGSRGAVMAGYLIGAALVIVAGLLALRYAADAERKPLEEVAPPLSSEAGGER; encoded by the coding sequence ATGACGGCGCTCAGCAGCGACATTCCCGCCCGGCTGGACCGCCTGCCCTGGTCGCGCTGGCACTGGCGCGTGGTCATCGCGCTGGGCGTGGCATGGATCCTGGACGGCCTGGAGGTCACGCTGGTGGGCTCCATCGGCGCGGTGCTCGAGCGGCCCGACACGCTGGGCCTCACGGCGGGTGAGATCGGCTGGTCGGGGTCCATCTACATTGCGGGTGCCGTCGTCGGCGCGCTCGTCTTCGGACGGCTCACCGACCGGCTCGGGCGCAAGAAGCTGTTCCTCATCACGCTGGCGGTCTACACGGTGGGCACGCTGGCCACGGCCTTCTCACCCGACTTCGCGTTCTTCGCGCTGTGCCGCTTCGTCACGGGCCTGGGCATCGGCGGCGAGTACGCGGCCATCAATTCGGCCATCGACGAACTCATTCCGGCGCGGGTGCGCGGGCGCGTCAACCTCGCGATCAACGGCAGCTTCTGGATCGGCGCGGCACTGGGCGCGGCGCTCAGCCTCGTGCTGCTCGACGCGCGCGTGATCGGCCCGGTGTGGGGCTGGCGCGCGGGCTTCGCCTTGGGCGCGGTGCTGGCGGTGGCGATCCTGCTGGTGCGGCGCCATGTGCCCGAAAGCCCGCGCTGGCTCATCGCGCACGGGCGTGTCGACGAGGCCGAACGCATCGTGGCGGGCATCGAGCACGAAGTCCAGGCGCAGCACGGACCGCTGCCGGCGCCGCGAGGCCACGTGAACTACACGGCCGCGCGGGCGAACAGCCCCTCGATGCGCGAAGTGGCGCGCGTGCTGCTGCGGCGCTACACGGCGCGCAGCGTGGTGGCTGCGGCGCTGATGATCTCGCAGGCCTTCTTCTACAACGCGATCTTCTTCACCTACGCGCTGGTGCTCACCCGTTTCTACGGCGTGCCCGAGGGCCGCGTGGCGCTCTACATCTTTCCATTTGCGCTCGGCAACGTGCTCGGGCCGCTGCTGCTGGGGCCGTTGTTCGACAGCGTGGGCCGGCGCCGGATGATTGCGCTCACCTATGTGTTCGCCGGTGTCGGCCTCGCGCTCACCGGCTGGGCCTTCATGAACGGCTGGCTCGATGCGCGCAGCCAGGCGCTGTGCTGGTCGGCGGTGTTCTTCCTCGCCTCTGCCGCGGCGAGTTCGGCCTACCTGACGGTCAGCGAAGTGTTCCCGCTCGAGATGCGCGCCATGGCCATCGCGATCTTCTATGCCATCGGCATGGGCGCGGGCGGCTTCGTGGCACCGGTACTGTTCGGCGAACTGATCGAGACCGGCAGCCGCGGCGCGGTGATGGCGGGCTACCTGATCGGCGCGGCGCTGGTCATCGTCGCGGGACTGCTCGCGCTGCGCTATGCGGCAGATGCGGAGCGCAAGCCGCTGGAGGAAGTGGCGCCGCCGCTGTCGTCGGAAGCAGGCGGCGAACGCTGA
- a CDS encoding 2-aminoethylphosphonate--pyruvate transaminase, translating to MSQTPYPILLTPGPLTTSDRTRNAMLRDWGSWDADFNQITARIRKEVLNIVHGSGTHECVPLQGSGTFSVEAAIGTIVPRNGHVLVPSNGAYCQRLAKICKVLGRKLTTIDYTEEKQVSPADVDRALAADPSITHVAVVHCETGAGVLNPLHEIALVVAKHGRGLIIDAMSSFGALEIDARKTPFDAVVAASGKCLEGVPGMGFVVIKRSTLEKCEGNCHSLSMDLYDQWVYMEKTTQWRFTPPTHVVAALDTAIAQYIEEGGLAARGARYARNCKGLIDGLAALGFRSFLDPAIQAPIIITFHAPDDGNYDFKTFYQEVKKRGYILYPGKLTQVETFRVGCMGHFGEAGIPGAVAAIADTLKAMGIRQVSAAPVPA from the coding sequence ATGAGTCAAACGCCCTACCCCATCCTGCTCACGCCCGGCCCCCTGACCACCTCGGACCGCACACGCAACGCGATGCTGCGCGACTGGGGATCATGGGACGCCGACTTCAACCAGATCACCGCGCGCATCCGCAAGGAAGTGCTGAACATCGTGCACGGCAGCGGCACGCACGAATGCGTGCCGCTGCAGGGCAGCGGCACCTTCTCGGTGGAAGCGGCCATCGGCACCATCGTGCCGCGCAACGGGCATGTGCTGGTGCCGAGCAACGGCGCGTACTGCCAGCGCCTGGCGAAGATCTGCAAGGTGCTCGGCCGCAAGCTGACCACCATCGACTACACCGAGGAAAAGCAGGTCTCGCCGGCCGACGTCGATCGCGCGCTCGCAGCCGACCCCAGCATCACCCACGTGGCCGTGGTCCATTGCGAAACGGGCGCCGGCGTGCTCAATCCGCTGCACGAGATCGCGCTGGTGGTTGCCAAGCACGGCCGGGGTCTGATCATCGATGCGATGAGTTCCTTCGGTGCGCTGGAGATCGATGCACGCAAGACGCCCTTCGATGCGGTCGTCGCCGCCTCGGGCAAGTGCCTCGAAGGCGTGCCGGGCATGGGCTTCGTCGTCATCAAGCGCAGCACGCTCGAGAAGTGCGAAGGCAACTGCCACTCGCTGAGCATGGACCTGTACGACCAGTGGGTGTACATGGAGAAGACCACGCAGTGGCGCTTCACGCCGCCCACGCACGTGGTGGCGGCGCTCGACACCGCCATTGCGCAGTACATCGAGGAAGGCGGCCTCGCCGCGCGCGGCGCCCGCTATGCGCGCAACTGCAAGGGCCTCATCGACGGGCTGGCCGCGCTGGGCTTCAGGAGCTTTCTCGACCCTGCGATCCAGGCGCCGATCATCATCACCTTCCACGCGCCCGACGATGGCAACTACGACTTCAAGACCTTCTATCAAGAGGTCAAGAAGCGCGGCTACATCCTCTACCCGGGCAAGCTGACGCAGGTGGAAACCTTCCGCGTGGGCTGCATGGGGCACTTCGGCGAGGCCGGCATTCCGGGTGCGGTCGCGGCGATTGCGGACACGCTCAAGGCCATGGGCATCCGGCAGGTATCGGCGGCGCCCGTCCCGGCCTGA